DNA sequence from the Lycium barbarum isolate Lr01 chromosome 5, ASM1917538v2, whole genome shotgun sequence genome:
GCAAGGGAACTGATGGAGAAATTCTTCATTGGGGAGCTTGATCCATCTTCCACTTCCATCCCACAACTTGAGATTGTCAAGAAGGCGGGCAGAAATATTCCTAAGAAGGTTATGGAGATTACTAAGCAATATTGGTTCGTTCCTGTAGCAGTTGTTGGCATCTCTGTGGTGGTTGGCTTCTTGTACACACGCAAGAAGTAATATCAATTAGATATTCCCTCTTGGATGTTAGTAATGTTGTGCAACATAGACTGAAAAAAGTATTCATCATATCTTTGGAGGTTCAGGAATTTTGGGACGTGATTGCTGAATGCTCATTTTTGTTACTGTTTGAGATGACAAGAAATTTTCCAAAACAAATTATCACAAATAGGCATTTCAATACACAGTTGCTGTCATTTTATATTGACGAGTTTCACTGTCCGTATAACATTTATAAAATAAAGCACTCAGAAATGACATATTATCTTTTTCTCTagtttcttttatttaaatttcttTTTGAACCGGTAGCATCCGGATCAGCTTGCTTTATCGAGTGGTATGATACCAAAATAGCATTTCACAATGCAACTATGGTACGTCGATCTGAGTGAACTGTATTTGATATCTCAAACTTGTGGCACTGCTGAAGTTGCTAATTTTATCTACTCTTATAGGAGTAACTTATTTATAACACACATGAAAATTTTAAACTTCTCTTAGTAATAATCTGTGGAAGGCTTTTGAGGTGCAAGGTTTACAGACAAAGTACAGTACATGCTAAATGCAAGCTATAACTAATGAAGTACTTAAAGATTGATAATGTAAATGCTTAGTTTATCTGTCAATTTTTACGTTGTTtcacaaacaaacaaaaacaaaggTAATTTTATACAGCAGCAAGAAGATCAAACGAAGTGCCTCCAAGTCGGGCTGGCATATGAAAAAGATGGAAAAAGGGGGAAAAAACAGATGCTAGTACTAGTTTAGACAAACACCCTTATGATTAAGGTTATTAGATGtctttcttaaggggtgtgcaaagaCCGTAAAAGACAGATAATATAGACCAGAAAAAGCAATTTAGAGAGATGAAGATTTCTTCCTTGATTGAAAATGGTAAAAGGAGAACCAATAATGCATAAAAAGTAAAAACAAATCTCATCTACGTTTTACAAACTTATGAAAGGAAAGGAAGCAGTGAATCAAGGAACTTGTTAACTTTTCAAGTAAAATGTTTCACTCACAAAACTTTGCTCTTTCTGGTTTTATATCACTTCAGCTTTGAGTTCTTTTGCAAGATACAAATCTCAGAGCCATAGATGTTTTACAACGAGAAATGAATGATCCAAAAACAAAACGTAGCTCGTGTTGACTTTTACTTTTATCTCTGTTTCCTTTCCAATAATGCATCACACAAACGAAGGGCGTCTGCATTATATTTGACATTATGTACTCTTACAATATTGGCACCATTTAAAATCCCTGTGGTCACAGCAGCAACAGTTGCTGGATCTCGTTCACCTGCAACAGGGCGAGCACAAACATCGCCAAGGAATCTCTTTCTGGATGGTCCAATCAATAAAGGAGCACGAGACAAAGCCAAGCTCCTCCTTGCAATCTCACTTCGAATGGTTGTCAAACCCGTTAGAATATCCAAATTATGTTCAGTCTTTTTGGAGAATCCCATCCCCGGGTCAATTATTAGCCTCCAAGCAGGAATACCGGCTAACTCTGCTTCCTTGAGCCTCTCGTAAAGTTCGGACCCCACATCCTTACAAACATCGTTGTATTGTAAGTTCTCGGGATTTTGCATTGAAGATGGATCACCTCTCATGTGCATTGCTATATAAGGTACTCGAAGTGCTGCAACAACACTATACATGCTGGAATCCAAACGTCCACCAGATACATCGTTTACAAGATGAACCCCGTTTTTCACTGCTTCTGAGGCAACTTCCGAATAGAAGGTATCCACGGATAAAAGCTTCCCTTCAACCTCGGGTATTTTTGTGACAGCTTCTATGACGGGAATTAGCCTATCTAATTCTTCTTCAACGGATATTTTTGTAGCATTTGGACGTGTAGATTGTGcaccaaaatcaatcatatctgcACCCTCTGAGAGCATTAAACGAACCTGAGAAATTGCTGCTTCTACGGATATATACTTCCCTCCATCACTGAAACTATCGGGGGTCAAATTAAGAATACCCATAAGGGAGGTTTTCAAAGACGAGTCATGTAAGTGGTTTCCAACTGGCAGAACCCTTTTCATCCCGTTTCTCCCGACGAGAGATTCACCTCCGAGTTTCTCCCACAACTCGAAAAGATCACTTGAATGTTTCGAAAACGAATGCCAACGTGCAACTGTGTCGTTATCTATATCTGAACCGAGTAGATCAATCAAAGGCGCCACGACAAACGGTCTCTCCCAAATTCTTTCATGTGGAACATCAAGAATCTCAGAATGAATCTTGAACTTCCCGTAAAACAAAATATCCAAGTCAATAGGTCTAGGACCATATCTAATCCCGGTTGTACGACCCATGTCCTTCTCGATCTTCTTAAGCACGCTTAACAACTCGTGGGGCCCTAGTTTCGTGACACCTCTAACAGCAGAATTCAGAAACTGAGGTTGATCAGTTACATAAGCAGGTGCTGTCTCATATAAGCAAGCATGCCTGGTAATTTGTATACCTGATTTCTTCATTAGGTGTAACGCTTCATCAAAATTCTCAAGTCTGTTTCCCACATTACTTCCCAAAGCAATTACTACTTCTTGCTCTGGGGAATGAACTTCCACTACACAATCTGGGGACGAATGGATAGAGCAAACGCTCGGTGCTGCAAACAAGATTGAAAAAGAATATCAATCACTCACTACATGTCTACGCCTTAATACTAAACTAGTTGAGGGTCGGCTATGTGAATCCTCTGTCCATCATGTGCTAAATTTAAACATCTCTATAACGGCGTCGTTTGTATCTTGGCTACTATAGcgaaatgctgttatagagaacatataatatgaCATAACATGAAAGATCGGTTCCACAGAAAACATGGTTATTAAAGTGAAATGTTTTAGaggatgactgttatagagagctATGCCTGTATTAAGGTCcattttatctcaatttttaagaTTCAAAAAGAATATGTTAGAAAAAATGGCTTCTATTGCCATCAACATTCAATAAAACCTCACAACAAATGTTGAGACTTTgtaatttcttaaaaaaaaaagaaactatatTTTTGTACAAGACAGTATTCCATTAATGCCAGTAATATCACATGCCAATTACATCAGAACCATACAAAGATTGATACTTTATGATTGATAGAGCACAAAATATAGGGGAAAACTAATAGTATTCCATTGATGCATTAATTACACATACCAATTACATCAGAACCTTATAAAGATTGATACTTTATGATTGATATAGCACAAGAAAATTAGGGGAAACTAATacccctccgttcacttttacttgtccactttagcatatcaaaaagtgacaaacttttttttttcttcttgttttgcccttaacattaattactcatttcaaaaTTATTCTCCAAGTCCAATGAGATTATATACCAATTACTATGAgtattatagtaaaatacatattCCATTTATTAATTCTAAACGGTGTGCAAAGtcaaaatggacaagtaaaagtgaacggaggattAGTATTCTATTAATGTCATTAATTGCACTTACCAAATTACATCAGAACCATAATAAAGATTGATACTTTACTACTGATAGAGCACAAAAAAATAGGAGAAAACTAATTAAAGAGGTttgaaggcaaaaaaaaaaaaatctaagtgaAAAAATGTTACCATTGCAAGATTTCTTGGATGTTTTGAACCCAAACTTTGTGGGATTTAAGCGTCTGAAGATATTCATTTCAAGAATGATATAAATATCAATGAAGATGATGATATTAATGGCTCTGTAATGTTTCAAGATTCACAGAAATGCAAGAAATTTCCAGGATAATCATTCTATGAACATGTTATATGCACCTCTTTGCCAGAATTTATTTATAGTAGTAATGCATAAGTGAAGCCCAAAACATACCTAGTGGCAATTTGTTAAATTCTAATAAACACTAGGGACATTTCAGTCTTCAAAAAGTTTGTCTTTATAACATGGGTTTAAGGTAATAATTGTTtggattgattttttttaaagtagTTTATAAGCTAAGAGCGAATACTCAATTTTTAGCTTTTCaattatttttgtactttttagCCTAAAAGTAAGCGTTTGAAAGCAGTTTTTATTttgtaaaacttacacaaatagttacattttaatagcttctaactaaTTATAGCTACAAGTtaaagatttacaattcgtagctgtttttggctgtatttcagttgtatctcgcatttttgaaatatagcgaaatacagcgaaatacaaaacacgttagagtaaatttaggctctatttttggaacatatttttttaaaaaaattatgagagaaaaaataggctatattttttaacataatattcttttcctttttaaatagtaagtcaaattaaatcaaccatatttcacacaaatcactgaagagtaaaatcaggccctatttatggaacagtttttttaaaaaaaaaaattatgggattcaatttaaaccttcccataaatcacgcataacggttgttcttccataaaagcttacgaatctctctcaacttttatcactaAAAAATATACATTGAAATATAATGAATATATGGttaattgtttaagaaatataaagttatagtatgcgtatatacaatggtatacaatggaatacaatgaaatatatcagaaactgtttcataaattagaaatacaaaatgcagaaatacattgaaatacagtgaaatacattgaaatacagtgaaatacattgaaatacagtgaaatacaaaagtcgtgaaaacaaagtgtagtaaaaatcagctctatatttggaacattcactatatttataccaaaaaaagataaatacattgaaatacaacgaaataatatactgaaaattaaatatattgtttgttaatacactgaaatatactgaaacattttatcaaacacttggtgagcatgaagctccacaactctcatcaatggtgttctcATGGGAAAGAAGCGAGTCATCTCAGATTGCTACAAAAAGGACATCATCCGGAGATAAAGACTTTCAATTGGACTAGTTAGAGGCGTGGGATGACCTGAGTGGATGTAAATTCTGATAGCTCATATCTACTATGTCCATCAACTGTTTTGAACTCAAATTTACCTCAAACTTTTCCCAACAATCTCTAGATCTTTCTATCTTTGATAGAAGTCCAGCAACTAGAACAACAAAAAGAGGAAGGCCTTGACACTTTTATGCAATTATGTATCCAATTTCAATTAGTTCTTCCAAAGGACACTTTCTTTTGGGAATATCTTCAACTGGAGCAATTCCCAACATTCTTCTTTTGAAAGGAATCGAAGGAGATGAATGCCATCACGATTAACTTGTGAAGCCACGTCTTGGAGTCTGCTTGTGAAGAGAATTCTACTTCCATAATCTCTGTGTGCGCCaacagagagagaaagaggggtgagggagaaaataaatttggtaggtgagagaaaatcaatttaaaagacTAGGAGATGGAACGGAGAGAAAAAGAGGGGTGAGAGAGAAAAtatttggataaaaaaaaaaattgtgggtaaGTGGGAGAGAGGTACTTATTTTTAGGGAAATATACTGCAGTTACAAaaataagttatagatgataatttgataaataattaagctaccaaatataattaaaaaaaaatagttattactaataaataagtctCAGAGGTAGTTATGGGCTGTAAAAATTCCTTTTATTTTACTcataaaaaagtactttcttcgttcacttttacttaccATGCCTATATTAAGTGGTACATATATTTAAtggatttaaaaaataatttaaaataaataattaatactaTTAGCAAACTTAGCTATTAAgaaattgtcttctcttggtatgctaaaagtgacaagtaaaagtgaaaatttatttttaaaatactggacaagtaaaaataaatgGATGAGTAGAAAAGAGCTTAAAAGCCGATAAACCCTATCCAAACACCCTTTGGTTAGTTGGTACGCGAACTAAATTATCCCAAAATTATTATCTTGGGACTAATTTATTCCATTTGAGAGGTGAGACAAAATAATTTCAAGGTTAATGGGATAAGGTGGATATCCATCATTAAGTTTAGGCTTCCTTTTATACTCTGTTTAAGTTTGGGCTTCATTTTATATTCTGTTTAGTAGAAGGTGAGATAAATTTATACTTTTTATCAAACATGATACTAAATTAATCTGAGATATTCACCTTATGCCGTGTACCAAACTACCCATTAATTATGGACATATCCTTGAGAAATAATCAAATAATAATTATATtaattaaaagaagaaaaaaaaaatttgtttcttcaaaAACCCAAATCCCAAAACCCCTTCTATCCAGTTCTGTTTACTGCTTCACAGTAACATTGAACTTGAAGGTCTAAAACCTCAAgtcttcattgttgggttgcaaAGATTGTAACTTTTTAAGTTCTTTTTACTATGGCTGCTCTTTCTTTCAGCTTTTTTTCTACACTTCCCAGGTTCTTTTCCTCAAAATCTTTTATCTTCTATCATatgctcctttttttttaaaattttctgcACTGTGTTATCTGGTTTACTTGTGAAAATTGGCATATAACTTATAAAGGTGTCACCTTTACAACTATTTTGTGTGTGGATAACGTTCTGTTATGGTGAAATTTGGAAGTAAAGTTGAATTTCTGTGTTCCTGCTTTCTTATACTAGTCTATTAGTTTGAGGGCAAgttgaatttcatccattttctgtATGCTTTTATAACACTTCTTATTTGTATTTGCATAACATTGGTTTGAGATATTTTAAATGGAGTAACATGGTCAATGAGGATTTTGGGAATGAggggtagtagtagtagtagtagtaattttTTGTTAGATATGCTTGTGATTAGTGCACAGAGGGTAAGTATTGGTTTCACTATTAGTGCATAGTTGGAGTTTATGTGGAGAAAAAACCATTCACTTATAGAAAACCAGAACAAAATGAGTGGCTTTAAAGTTGCAATTTTTAATTGTATAATCAGTCAGTATGCAGAGAGGGTGTTTATCTTGATTGTAAAGATTCAATGTCTTTGCTTCTGTCTATGCATCTTAGATTTTTCTGATTTCAAAACATGGAGGAAATTTGAAGGATAATTTGCTGCTAAAACTAAAATATGCTTCAAACAGGAAGAGGAAACAACTAAGGTTCTATCTTTTCTCTAATATGCAGGCAGCATCTGCATTGGAATTTTTTCCCAAATATGAAAGTAATGCAACTTCAAGATCTTAAACTTAAAAATAAATGGGTTCTTATGGCAGTCTCTAAAGAGGGAACTCCAGAGGATATAAAGACCGGCAGGACATCAAAACGAGCTCCAGTTTCGTCTAGGCGAAAGAAAGTAGTTGACACTTCAAATGATGAGGAAGCCGAAAATACATCAGGGTCAGTTGAAGAACCCAAAAAAACCCGGGGGCGAACccgaaagaaaaaagaaacagtGGAGAGTTCAATTGGTGATTCTGTATCTGATGTGGAGGGTAATATCACTGATGGAGAAGCTGTAACAgaaccagaatcaagtatgaagcCGAAGAAAACCCGACGAACTCGAAAGAAAAAAGAGACAGTGGAGAGATCTTTTGAGGACTCCATGTCAGATATGGAGGGCAATGTGACAGATGAGGAAGCCTTACCAACTTCAGGGTCAAGTGAAGAGCCCGTGGAAAAACGAAAACGAACTTCAAAGAAAGGTAAAATCTTTATACAAAGATATACATACTTCCTCATCATTGAACACTTGTGCTCTCTTTACATTTGGCGAGTTTAGAagtttaagagcctgtttggattggcttattttaggtgcttttaatgcaaaatagcttttaagcacttttgtagtgtttgggTAAAATAAAAACGTGTTTTTAAGTTAAAATGACAAAAGTAAGTCAAAAGTCATAAGCTAGAATTCCTAACTTAtggcttttggcttataagtcaaaagtcataagcccatccaaacaggctctaaattgCAAATCTCTCTATGCATAATTTTGCAggctttttcatttttggcctgtCGGCTGAAATTAATTATgggcgctagccaaaatatacaaaacctgtacactgattatgtatatatatgtgtattatatgtatattttgtgtatacagtatgtaattatatgtatatttatacttaatatacaaatcctatacatttgctggctattattcttttgagcggtccaaaaatgtaatAATCCCTAATTTTGCAGCAGCTTCTAGCTCTAGTAGCCTGGAGAAAGAACCAACTCAGAAGGTCACACGGCGGAGGAGAAAGAAGGTTGATAATTTAGAGGATGAAGGTAGCCAAACAGAACTCAGTGATATTGAAGAAGAGCTACATGTTGCAAATGTTGATGCGGATAGTGACGAAGAACTGGACTTCGACAAAGATGGTGGAGAGGATATTAGCTTCACATATGGATGGCCACCCCTTGTGTGTTGCTTCGGGGCAGCACAGCATGCATTTGTTCCTTCAGGGAGGCCGTCCAATAGACTTGTAGATCATGAATggcatgaaagaatgaaagatgCAATGTGGGACCCTGAAAAATTTATCAGGGCTCCAGGGGGATGTTCAAGTAATGTTGCTGTGGCTCTTGCGAGCTTGGGTGGTAAAGTTGCCTTCATGGGGAAACTTGGTGATGATGATTTTGGTCAGTCCTTGGTATATTTTATGAACATCAACAAAGTTCAAACACGATCAGTTCGCCTGGACAGTAAAAAAGCAACTGCCGTCACACATATGAAAATAGGTAAGAGAGGGGGCTTGAGGATGACTACCACCAAACCATGTGCAGAGGATTCTTTATTGAAGTCTGAGATCAATATAGATGTCCTTAAGGAGGTGAGAATCTGAAAGAACCAAGTTTTATTTGGAAATGTGAAAGGATTGATATTCTAGTTTCTTTGAGGAGTTACTATTGTGGAAGTCATTATTTGTGTGATTCTTAATATTGCATAATCTGAATgagaaatgacaaaaatggtcccttatgtttgagggtagggTTAAAATGGTCCCTAATGTTTGAGGGTAGGGTTAAAGTAGTCCCTTAAAGAACTGCTTTCGTCCTTTAAGTTTGCTAAAAGTTATTACTTCTCCGTCAATTATTTACCAAACTCTGTCTGTTAGATTGGACGAGaactacaaaaagaaaaaaggaaattaaTGGGTAACTCCGATTTAGAGGTAGaatttttgtagtttctgctatttttaatttatttctagAGTCTGGTGCATcttttttgaggtgtaatttcTGCTATTTTTTTATATCTTTTTAGTGTCTAGTGCAGTTTTTTGTGCATACTTTAGGATTTTATGGGACTTTCTCGGTGTTTATTgttatatctttttttttcacatttccgtcaaatctaacaaacataaattgttaaatatttgacGGAGACTGGAAGTGTGAAATGATTACTATTCTAGTTTTCCTTTTGGATGTGAAAGTTTCCTGACAGGTTTCTTTGAGGAGTTACAAGTATGGAAGTCATTATTAACGTAATTCTTAATATTGTATCATCTAAGCATACTGTTTTCATGTTCATTTGGTATGTTCTGTTAGTGCTAAGTGGTTTCATTCGTTCTAATGTGTCACGCAGGCCAAAATGTTTTACTTCAATACATTCTCATTGCTCGATCCAAATATGAGATTAACCACATTACGGGCAACAAAGATTTCGAAGAAGCTCGGAGGGGTTATCTTTTATGATCTCAACCTCCCATCTCCACTATGGGAATCCAGTGATAAAGCCAAGACATTCATACAACAAGCATGGGATCTTGCAGATATCATAGAGGTTACGAAACAGGAGTTAGAGTTTCTCTGTGGAATAGAACCCTCCGAGCGGTTTGACACCAAGGATAATGACAGGTCTAAGTTCACTCACTATCCACCGGAAGTAATTGCTCCACTTTGGCATGAAAATCTAAAGGTTTTGTTCGTGACTAATGGGACTTCTAAGATTCATTACTACACCAAGGAGCATAATGGTTCTGTTCTAGGGTTGGAAGATGTGCCTCTGACCCCTTATACTTCTGATATGTCTGCATCTGGGGATGGCATTATTGCAGGTAAGAGAATGATTGGAAGGTTTTCATTTGCTAAGTAATGTCTTTATGTGATTACGTCTAGTGATTATGGAGAGATGAACGTTATAATGCGAAAACCAATAGACAAATTCAGCCATAGTTTGGACAGAACAAAACATCGGATTGGTTACCTTCAAGAAGACTTTTTGTTAAACCTCAGTTCacttattgatttttttttaaaaaaaacatccaAGGTGTATggtatatattattatatacttCTTAGACAGGCGCAAGTGTAAGACTCGGAGACTTCAGTTTCTATTGGTTCTTGATTTGCTTACTTATCATGCTAGACATTTGTTTTTAGCATCTTATATTCGGTTTTACTGTATCTCTACCTATTAGATTGCTTTGTTTCCTCTGATGATCAAATCATTTTCGTTGCTCATTTTACAGGGTCTCCTCAACTTAATATCTGTTGAAACTTTTGTTTCAGGTATCATTAGAATGCTGACAGTTCAGCCTCATCTTATGACTGATAAAGGGTACTTAGAACGAACTTTAAAGTACGCTATTAGCTGTGGTGTGGTAGATCAATGGCTACAGGCAAGGAGATTAGGGTATCCTCCTAAAGAAGGTATGGAAGATGATGTGGTCCCGGACGACCATGGCATAAAGTCGGTAACAGAGAGGGAATACCGAACACTGGTGCCTGTAAGTTGATGGTGTAGATGCTTGTAGCCAGCCCATTATGCTTATGTTGACATGAAATGCCAGGATGCCCTGTCTTCCTTGGACAGTAGAAAGtcttggtgttggaaatgattcTTTCTGGCATCACTGTGATTGTAGCTGTAACTGCTTGTACACGaattttttgagtttttgtaCGTGGTATCGGAGAAATCATACGGAGGGAAAGACGACGCCGCTAGTTCCATTTTCCTGAGGCTTTCTTGACTGCTCTGCCTTTG
Encoded proteins:
- the LOC132641944 gene encoding cytochrome b5, translated to MPTLTKLFTMEETSQHNTKDDCWVVIDGKVYDVSSYLDEHPGGDDVLLGATGKDATDEFEDAGHSKDARELMEKFFIGELDPSSTSIPQLEIVKKAGRNIPKKVMEITKQYWFVPVAVVGISVVVGFLYTRKK
- the LOC132641946 gene encoding fructokinase-like 2, chloroplastic isoform X2, which encodes MAALSFSFFSTLPRQHLHWNFFPNMKVMQLQDLKLKNKWVLMAVSKEGTPEDIKTGRTSKRAPVSSRRKKVVDTSNDEEAENTSGSVEEPKKTRGRTRKKKETVESSIGDSVSDVEGNITDGEAVTEPESSMKPKKTRRTRKKKETVERSFEDSMSDMEGNVTDEEALPTSGSSEEPVEKRKRTSKKASSSSSLEKEPTQKVTRRRRKKVDNLEDEGSQTELSDIEEELHVANVDADSDEELDFDKDGGEDISFTYGWPPLVCCFGAAQHAFVPSGRPSNRLVDHEWHERMKDAMWDPEKFIRAPGGCSSNVAVALASLGGKVAFMGKLGDDDFGQSLVYFMNINKVQTRSVRLDSKKATAVTHMKIGKRGGLRMTTTKPCAEDSLLKSEINIDVLKEAKMFYFNTFSLLDPNMRLTTLRATKISKKLGGVIFYDLNLPSPLWESSDKAKTFIQQAWDLADIIEVTKQELEFLCGIEPSERFDTKDNDRSKFTHYPPEVIAPLWHENLKVLFVTNGTSKIHYYTKEHNGSVLGLEDVPLTPYTSDMSASGDGIIAGIIRMLTVQPHLMTDKGYLERTLKYAISCGVVDQWLQARRLGYPPKEGMEDDVVPDDHGIKSVTEREYRTLVPVS
- the LOC132641945 gene encoding folate synthesis bifunctional protein, mitochondrial, with product MNIFRRLNPTKFGFKTSKKSCNAPSVCSIHSSPDCVVEVHSPEQEVVIALGSNVGNRLENFDEALHLMKKSGIQITRHACLYETAPAYVTDQPQFLNSAVRGVTKLGPHELLSVLKKIEKDMGRTTGIRYGPRPIDLDILFYGKFKIHSEILDVPHERIWERPFVVAPLIDLLGSDIDNDTVARWHSFSKHSSDLFELWEKLGGESLVGRNGMKRVLPVGNHLHDSSLKTSLMGILNLTPDSFSDGGKYISVEAAISQVRLMLSEGADMIDFGAQSTRPNATKISVEEELDRLIPVIEAVTKIPEVEGKLLSVDTFYSEVASEAVKNGVHLVNDVSGGRLDSSMYSVVAALRVPYIAMHMRGDPSSMQNPENLQYNDVCKDVGSELYERLKEAELAGIPAWRLIIDPGMGFSKKTEHNLDILTGLTTIRSEIARRSLALSRAPLLIGPSRKRFLGDVCARPVAGERDPATVAAVTTGILNGANIVRVHNVKYNADALRLCDALLERKQR
- the LOC132641946 gene encoding fructokinase-like 2, chloroplastic isoform X1, giving the protein MAALSFSFFSTLPRQHLHWNFFPNMKVMQLQDLKLKNKWVLMAVSKEGTPEDIKTGRTSKRAPVSSRRKKVVDTSNDEEAENTSGSVEEPKKTRGRTRKKKETVESSIGDSVSDVEGNITDGEAVTEPESSMKPKKTRRTRKKKETVERSFEDSMSDMEGNVTDEEALPTSGSSEEPVEKRKRTSKKAASSSSSLEKEPTQKVTRRRRKKVDNLEDEGSQTELSDIEEELHVANVDADSDEELDFDKDGGEDISFTYGWPPLVCCFGAAQHAFVPSGRPSNRLVDHEWHERMKDAMWDPEKFIRAPGGCSSNVAVALASLGGKVAFMGKLGDDDFGQSLVYFMNINKVQTRSVRLDSKKATAVTHMKIGKRGGLRMTTTKPCAEDSLLKSEINIDVLKEAKMFYFNTFSLLDPNMRLTTLRATKISKKLGGVIFYDLNLPSPLWESSDKAKTFIQQAWDLADIIEVTKQELEFLCGIEPSERFDTKDNDRSKFTHYPPEVIAPLWHENLKVLFVTNGTSKIHYYTKEHNGSVLGLEDVPLTPYTSDMSASGDGIIAGIIRMLTVQPHLMTDKGYLERTLKYAISCGVVDQWLQARRLGYPPKEGMEDDVVPDDHGIKSVTEREYRTLVPVS